A single region of the Leptodactylus fuscus isolate aLepFus1 chromosome 5, aLepFus1.hap2, whole genome shotgun sequence genome encodes:
- the LOC142204777 gene encoding olfactory receptor 1G1-like, whose protein sequence is MNNCTVKEFNILAFYTSVAGQIALFIAVLFMYLMTVIGNVIIITLVCSVTQLHTPMYFLLCNLSTADISYVSVTLPKLLSIIVTKDHMISFQGCITQLYCLLLCGQAEIFILTCMAYDRYVAICKPLQYAMIMRKKMRLIMSASSWLIGIFNSLLHSLITSSLSFCNSNEIDHFFCDLKTLSMLSASDSTSRDILTSVQSVFIGCLPFSLIVISYVYIISTILKIKSSKGRHKAISSCTSHLTTVILFYGPIIFLYMKPEADHSREDDKLLSIVYVAVVPMLNPLVYSLRNKDVLKAAVKVKLYLKNI, encoded by the coding sequence ATGAATAACTGCACAGTGAAGGAATTTAATATTTTAgctttttacacctccgtggccGGACAAATCGCCCTGTTTATTGCAGTGTTATTTATGTATTTGATGACGGTCATTGGGAATGTGATCATTATCACACTTGTATGTTCAGTGACCCAGCTACACACTCCTATGTATTTCCTCTTATGTAATCTCTCCACTGCAGATATCTCCTATGTGTCCGTTACCCTGCCAAAGCTACTTTCCATCATAGTAACCAAGGATCACATGATCTCATTTCAAGGCTGTATTACTCAGCTGTATTGCTTGTTACTGTGTGGCCAGGCGGAAATATTCATCCTGACATGTATGGCCTATGACcgctatgtggccatctgtaagccCTTGCAGTACGCGATGATCATGAGGAAAAAGATGAGACTTATAATGTCGGCGTCTTCCTGGCTCATCGGTATATTTAACTCTTTGTTACATTCGTTGATTACGTCTTCTCTATCTTTCTGTAATTCCAATGAAATTGACCATTTTTTCTGCGATCTGAAGACCCTAAGCATGCTCTCTGCCAGCGACTCCACCAGCCGAGATATTTTAACCTCCGTTCAGAGTGTCTTCATTGGATGCCTACCTTTCTCACTCATTGTAATATCCTACGTCTACATTATTTCCACCATATTGAAGATCAAATCTTCAAAGGGTCGTCATAAAGCCATCTCTAGCTGTACTTCCCACCTCACAACAGTCATATTATTCTATGGAccgattatattcttgtacatgaaaCCGGAGGCAGACCATTCTAGAGAAGATGACAAATTGCTCTCGATTGTATATGTGGCGGTGGTGCCAATGTTAAACCCATTGGtgtacagtctgaggaataaagatGTGCTAAAGGCAGCAGTAAAAGTAAAACTGTACTTAAAGAACATTTAA